GATTTCACATTGGAAAATTAACAATTTCTCATCCCACGGAAAATGAAGAGCATATTTATTGTCACATGTTTCCTCAGATTTGAACTTCCTACTAAGTACTAACAATTGACTTGGGATTGAGGAAGAGAAAGGAACAGTCAACGTGCAAGGTATGAAGGTAATGTACTTGTTATAAAACAGGCGCTTCACCAGCCCCTAGATAGAAACTTACCCGGTTTGACCTCGTCTCCAGGCATCAAACATGGTTTGGTCTTGCCTCCAGTTAATATTTACTTTTTGAGGGCCTCCTAAATAGTGAAATAAAAACAATTAGACATATATTTCAAGATCTCTGTAACTCCCAGAATAAAAGAAGAATAGACCTTCAAAATAGATAACAGCAAGAAGCAAAATTCCTCTTGAGAAGTTGATCAAAGAATGGGATGTGTTAATATGCATTCAGATAGTATggatatttatcttttttaccTGCTTGAAAAAGCAAATTTCCTAGTTTTACTGAGAGAAATCTGAAGTAATCCCTCCATATTAATTCAAACAAAACCCTGAAAACAAAAATAAGGCATCAAATATACACCTGTCAGTTGTATGAATATAGGGCTTCAGATTATTTAGTACTAACAAACTATATTTATTAGATTTATTATTTCCTCTCACTACCTTCATCAACATAAAAAGGCATAGAAACCATACAAACACAGTCACAAGCATATCCAgaagaaaaggagaaagaaagaaaggaggAAGCTATACCAGTATGTCGAATCATTTGATAGTCTTTCCTTCTCATATCTTTTCACCTAAACAAGTCAAATGATTCTTTCTTAATCTCTTACATTACTAGCACACAGAAGTTGTTAATGGAATATTGTAATATGAGACAAAGTTGTCGACCTCTTCATATATAAAACGGGGAGACAGGCTTCCTGAAGCAAGCCAAGGAGAGAACTTTGTAGAATAATCAGGTCCTAACATTCCATTTCGAGTCTCTTTATACACTTTTAATAAATCCTGCAATCAATCAAAGATACAAAAGAATTTGATTATGCAGAATCATCATTAAACTGGGTTGTGTCTCTATACTAGGAAACAGTACATATAAAACATCTGCAAATTCCCTAAGTCAAGGCCACCTATAAGATGAACCATAAATACAGTAAAAACAGAAGAAGGTTTAATTTCAAATACACCATGTCATTTATCACTGTTTACAAGGCTAGGGACCAATGCAGCACCTAAAAACACGGTGAATATAGGAAACAAAAAAAGGAGAGGCATAGCTGTGCACGAAGTGTTTCCGGTTGGTGCGGGGGTAGGGGAAGAGGCTATTTCTATGCTTTGAAACTCTCATGGCTGATGGATTAGTTATAGTTTTTGGACGAAAGAGTGAAAATAAATCAAATCATACTTTTTGCAATCCTTATTTTGAGCCTGATTTTTCTCGTTCGTAGAAATCGTTTTCGTTTGAATCAATGATATGGTTTTCGACTTGTCTTGGTCACCAAAGGAATAACTCTAATGATGTGccaaagaaacaaaaaagagaGAGGAAAGATGAACGGAAAACACTAAGGTCACTCTGATCCTTTAGAACAAAAGAACAAGGATCCCAACATAGTAATCCAAAACAAAATTTGAACGATTCGCATCACAAATCGCAGTGCACACTTGTTGCAGTTATAAGAAGGGTATCCCACCTTCTTCCAAAAGTAATCATGTACCCTACCCAGTGCAGCACTTTCACCGCCAATAAAGTTCATTCCTTTAGAAACCTATAAAAATGAGGAAACATGATACTATAAATCCGAGCTTTATAAACAAATTAATCCACAATTCTTTTAATGCAACTCTAGTGTTGACCTGCCTTTTCCTGCTGAAGCCCGAGCTCAGTAACTTGTGGGACATGTCCCCAATCCCCAACCTCTGGTGGAGGACCAAATGATGCTGGGAGTCTAGTGCAATTACGAATTTTGGATTTGTATTCCACCGACTGTTAAGTTTAACCATCATTACACAACTGGCGGATAACATATGAGAAAGTATCTTGAATTATAAGTCACCTAACTCAGAAATATATTGTGAGGGCTAATACCTTACGGAACTGAGTGTACACATCTGGTAAACTCTCACAGTCAAATGGAAGATCATCTATATGATACATTGTACTACCCCAGACTAATTCCAGCTTAGTAGTGTTTATAGATCGTGGCTCATTGCCTAGTCCACCAGATGACGGTGATGCAAATCTTTGCAGATTTCTGGTGACCAATTTTTCTCCTTTTACTTCCTCACTGCATGTTTCCTTATGGGCATACACCTGTAACATACACCCACCTCCTTAGTATTTAGTAACAGAGAATTTCAAAATTAACAGAATGTCGTATAAGAAACTTCCATATTTGGAGAGAAGAATGAAAGAAACAGCTTCTTAACTGTGTGTGCCTCATATGCTTTCGCCAGGGAAGGGATAATCTCTTCTGGTTTACCATGTTGAATTAATAAGTCAAGTCCCCGCTTCACTAAGTTCCTTTTCAAGTCATTTAAGCACTCTATGAGGAATTGAGCCCTTAAAGCTGCTAAAGAGAAAAGACATGCCTTGAGCTCATTAAATAAGTAGCAATAGAAGATTGAAGCAAATAAATCTAACTTAACCAAATAAAATTAGGAAGAAAATCAAGTGaatgaaaaatcataaaaataacacCCCATGATCATCAGACATGATGTAAGTTCACCAACGACAGTTTAATCtcaatgaaaatcaagaaaagcCCGCAACTTTGTTACCATTAAGCTTAAAGCTTGTCTTTCCAGAATCATTCTACTCATTAAAAATTCCAATCAACTGAATGCATTCAAACCAGAAACAACATACTCCCTCTGTTCCAAAAGTTCCCTTAACTTGAAATTTCCAAGAACCAACTACATTCAATTTTGACAATGATCTCTCCAAACACTTCTTTAAGATAAACAAATTTCAGTAGTTTTTGAAAAGCTCAAATTAACACAATGCATTGAGATAGAGGGAGTATAATTAGAATCCCAATTGATGAACAGAGTAAACCCTTTTTTACCTCCAGTTTTGGGCAATCCAAAGTAATGGGTGGTTCCAAAAAGCCTAGGATCAACACAATACACAGGCAAGATTGCTTCAGAAGAAACCCAAGCTCTTAAAAGAGCTTCATTATCCAACACTCTCAAATCATTCCTGAACCAAACAATAGCAACCCCTTTACCTTTCCTCTTACCCAAATCACTCAAAGAATATCTCTGGAAAGTCTGTTCACAAACTCTCTCCATTTCTTCAGGGGTTAGACCTGGAACATTTTGAACAGTGGCTGTGGCTCTGGCAGTTAAAGAAGCCATTTTTATGGAGAAATTGCAGTGGAATGTGAAAAGGGTGTGCTTAGATTTTCTTGCAAATGGAATGAATTTGATTAACGGAAGGGATTGTTTGATCATCACATTCAGGATTCAAGAAGTGAAAAAAGGGGGATTTTGAATTATGGATTATGCAATTGAAGAATTAGAagtagtttattttttttaggtgttgagaaggtgacacgtgggcTGAGGAGTTTTGTCTTGTCGTGTTGCCTTTTTAGCCTTTTGTTATCCAAAATATTTTCCCATATTACTTaatcacttactaaatcaatataaaattaattaaattt
The genomic region above belongs to Solanum dulcamara chromosome 5, daSolDulc1.2, whole genome shotgun sequence and contains:
- the LOC129889485 gene encoding cryptochrome DASH, chloroplastic/mitochondrial isoform X2 yields the protein MIKQSLPLIKFIPFARKSKHTLFTFHCNFSIKMASLTARATATVQNVPGLTPEEMERVCEQTFQRYSLSDLGKRKGKGVAIVWFRNDLRVLDNEALLRAWVSSEAILPVYCVDPRLFGTTHYFGLPKTGALRAQFLIECLNDLKRNLVKRGLDLLIQHGKPEEIIPSLAKAYEAHTVYAHKETCSEEVKGEKLVTRNLQRFASPSSGGLGNEPRSINTTKLELVWGSTMYHIDDLPFDCESLPDVYTQFRKSVEYKSKIRNCTRLPASFGPPPEVGDWGHVPQVTELGLQQEKVSKGMNFIGGESAALGRVHDYFWKKDLLKVYKETRNGMLGPDYSTKFSPWLASGSLSPRFIYEEVKRYEKERLSNDSTYWVLFELIWRDYFRFLSVKLGNLLFQAGGPQKVNINWRQDQTMFDAWRRGQTGYPLIDANMKELAATGFMSNRGRQIVCSFLVRDMGIDWRMGAEWFETCLLDYDPCSNYGNWTYGAGVGNDPREDRYFSIPKQAQNYDPEGEFVAYWLPELRALPREKRHSPGMMYLNPIVALKHGYTKKTGDSKTAFSSRRGRPEDNRRKWHGDGRTY
- the LOC129889485 gene encoding cryptochrome DASH, chloroplastic/mitochondrial isoform X1, yielding MIKQSLPLIKFIPFARKSKHTLFTFHCNFSIKMASLTARATATVQNVPGLTPEEMERVCEQTFQRYSLSDLGKRKGKGVAIVWFRNDLRVLDNEALLRAWVSSEAILPVYCVDPRLFGTTHYFGLPKTGAALRAQFLIECLNDLKRNLVKRGLDLLIQHGKPEEIIPSLAKAYEAHTVYAHKETCSEEVKGEKLVTRNLQRFASPSSGGLGNEPRSINTTKLELVWGSTMYHIDDLPFDCESLPDVYTQFRKSVEYKSKIRNCTRLPASFGPPPEVGDWGHVPQVTELGLQQEKVSKGMNFIGGESAALGRVHDYFWKKDLLKVYKETRNGMLGPDYSTKFSPWLASGSLSPRFIYEEVKRYEKERLSNDSTYWVLFELIWRDYFRFLSVKLGNLLFQAGGPQKVNINWRQDQTMFDAWRRGQTGYPLIDANMKELAATGFMSNRGRQIVCSFLVRDMGIDWRMGAEWFETCLLDYDPCSNYGNWTYGAGVGNDPREDRYFSIPKQAQNYDPEGEFVAYWLPELRALPREKRHSPGMMYLNPIVALKHGYTKKTGDSKTAFSSRRGRPEDNRRKWHGDGRTY